The following coding sequences lie in one Paracidovorax avenae genomic window:
- a CDS encoding phosphocholine-specific phospholipase C produces the protein MTVDSSKRKFLSGVLGTGAAAATLSAFPPAIRRALAIEANNATGTIRDVQHVVLLMMENRSFDSYFGTFKGVRGFGDRFAVPSQYGRNVFYQAYTKTTPPGTYVPFRLDEAQGNAQRAGSTPHTWVDSQAAWDHGRMSRWPDAKLPLSMGYYETAEVSFQRALADAFTLCDHYHCGMHTGTIANRLFYWTGTNGPNGVSPVDGSRVNVAGLNNQFNAGNDIGASTDGWTWTTYADRLQKAGVTWKVYQSLIDNFGCNEMMGFRHWRAEIEKMPADRKPLYVAKTDITQPQGLAGPNYDPAIDDALSPLAKGFGNTMPQGFLETFRDDIGKGRLPAVSWIIAPSVYSEHPGPSSPAQGGWYVQEVLDALTANPDVWSKTVLLINYDENDGFFDHLPSPAVPSRNADGSLAGACTLSAADVAVEYHDFQPATSSQPPADGKPYGPGPRVPMWIVSPWSRGGWVNSQVFDHTSTLMFLEKRFGVAEPQISAYRRAVCGDLTSCFNFVNPNTETLPTLAGRTSKTAVDARIAAQVQAPKLPQPAAATDTALPVQAPGVRPSRALPYELHATAQANAGAGTVTLLFANTAKAGSPAAVFHVYDRKHLDAIPRRYVVEAGKTLNGVWNAAADGGAYDLWVLGPNGFHRAFAGDLAQQASAGMPEVQVCYELCDPPQVRVKLYNRGTAAIGFTAEARAYRADGPWTRTVQPGAVEELAWALGDSGNWYDFTVRCSAAPAFVRRFAGRVETGRDSVSDPAMGQGA, from the coding sequence ATGACCGTCGATTCCTCCAAACGCAAGTTCCTCTCCGGCGTGCTCGGCACCGGAGCGGCCGCCGCCACGCTGTCCGCGTTTCCGCCCGCCATCCGGCGCGCGCTCGCCATCGAGGCGAACAACGCCACCGGCACCATCCGGGACGTGCAGCACGTGGTGCTGCTGATGATGGAAAACCGCTCCTTCGACAGCTATTTCGGCACCTTCAAGGGCGTGCGCGGCTTCGGCGACCGCTTCGCCGTGCCCTCGCAATACGGCCGCAACGTCTTCTACCAGGCCTACACCAAGACCACGCCGCCCGGCACCTACGTGCCCTTCCGGCTGGACGAGGCCCAGGGCAACGCCCAGCGCGCCGGCAGCACGCCGCACACCTGGGTGGATTCGCAGGCGGCCTGGGACCATGGCCGCATGTCGCGCTGGCCCGATGCGAAGCTGCCCCTCTCGATGGGGTACTACGAGACGGCCGAGGTCTCGTTCCAGCGCGCGCTGGCCGATGCCTTCACGCTGTGCGACCACTACCACTGCGGCATGCACACCGGCACCATCGCCAACCGGCTCTTCTACTGGACGGGCACCAACGGCCCGAACGGTGTCAGCCCCGTTGACGGCTCGCGCGTGAATGTGGCAGGCCTGAACAACCAGTTCAACGCGGGCAACGACATCGGCGCCTCCACCGACGGCTGGACCTGGACCACCTATGCCGACCGGCTGCAGAAGGCGGGCGTGACCTGGAAGGTCTACCAGAGCCTGATCGACAACTTCGGCTGCAACGAGATGATGGGCTTCCGCCACTGGCGCGCCGAGATCGAGAAGATGCCCGCGGACCGCAAGCCGCTCTACGTGGCCAAGACCGACATCACCCAGCCCCAGGGCCTGGCCGGCCCCAATTACGACCCGGCCATCGACGATGCCCTGAGCCCGCTGGCCAAGGGCTTCGGCAACACCATGCCGCAGGGCTTCCTGGAGACCTTCCGCGACGACATCGGCAAGGGCCGGCTGCCGGCCGTGTCGTGGATCATCGCGCCCTCGGTCTATAGCGAACACCCCGGCCCCTCCAGCCCCGCGCAGGGCGGTTGGTACGTGCAGGAAGTGCTGGACGCGCTCACCGCCAATCCGGACGTGTGGAGCAAGACGGTGCTGCTCATCAACTACGACGAGAACGACGGCTTCTTCGACCACCTGCCCTCGCCCGCCGTGCCTTCGCGCAACGCGGATGGCAGCCTGGCCGGCGCCTGCACGCTGTCTGCCGCCGACGTGGCCGTGGAATACCACGACTTCCAGCCCGCCACCTCCAGCCAGCCGCCGGCCGACGGCAAGCCCTACGGCCCCGGCCCGCGCGTGCCGATGTGGATCGTCTCGCCCTGGAGCCGGGGTGGCTGGGTGAATTCGCAGGTGTTCGACCACACCTCCACCCTCATGTTCCTGGAAAAGCGCTTCGGCGTGGCCGAGCCGCAGATCAGCGCCTACCGCCGCGCGGTGTGCGGCGACCTGACCAGCTGCTTCAACTTCGTCAACCCGAACACCGAGACCCTGCCCACGCTGGCCGGCCGCACCAGCAAGACGGCCGTGGACGCACGCATCGCCGCGCAGGTACAGGCCCCCAAGCTGCCCCAGCCCGCCGCGGCCACGGACACGGCCCTGCCGGTGCAGGCGCCGGGCGTGCGGCCTTCGCGCGCGCTGCCCTACGAACTGCACGCCACGGCCCAGGCGAACGCCGGCGCGGGCACGGTGACGCTGCTCTTCGCCAACACGGCCAAAGCCGGCAGCCCCGCCGCGGTGTTCCACGTCTATGACAGGAAGCACCTGGACGCGATCCCGCGCCGCTACGTGGTCGAGGCGGGCAAGACGCTGAACGGCGTCTGGAACGCGGCGGCCGACGGCGGTGCCTACGACCTGTGGGTGCTGGGCCCCAACGGCTTCCACCGCGCCTTCGCGGGCGACCTCGCGCAGCAGGCTTCCGCCGGCATGCCCGAGGTGCAGGTCTGCTACGAACTGTGCGACCCGCCGCAGGTGCGCGTGAAGCTCTACAACCGCGGCACCGCGGCCATCGGCTTCACCGCCGAGGCACGCGCCTACCGCGCCGACGGCCCCTGGACGCGCACCGTGCAGCCGGGCGCGGTGGAGGAACTGGCCTGGGCCCTGGGCGACAGCGGCAACTGGTACGACTTCACCGTGCGCTGCAGCGCGGCCCCGGCCTTCGTGCGGCGCTTCGCGGGCCGCGTCGAAACGGGCCGGGATTCCGTGTCCGATCCGGCGATGGGACAGGGGGCCTGA
- a CDS encoding diguanylate cyclase → MKRDFLPSASSGRFLALLALTLIAAQVVAFVFLHFSNRRIAMNSVDAALEAGAQTFEYTAAMRRESRRVASELISRDYGLQNIIFNETNRDTVESALYNQLARTGAELIVLTDLDGTLRARSSVSGFLRERDPALDRRLEMLVGSVREASRNMRTMDGEDGKPVLHNWVKVTVRAPVPVAHIYLAFRITPAGAQQFARMTQLQMAFVSHDSEGRYTVHASTLPPSIPMEHIDRHDRNQAPFSASDTEGAGYRVKVIMLDDSGPQPVSAVVAKPFAPVMSPFLKLEALYAVSVLMSALVSIIAVKVVASRVVTPLEDVAQKDALTGLANRRTFEARLLRAERDLQRSGAGFSVMLMDLDKFKFVNDTYGHDAGDVVLKEAASRIQKIIRSSDTLARLGGDEFAILVRTDDPQTLTHIATAIVEVVRQPIPLQPGLTAEVGTSIGIAFAPAHSRRGAEVVQCADQAMYTAKRRGGGFAMAENAQTAGQSSPDMASQR, encoded by the coding sequence CCTTCGTCTTCCTGCATTTTTCCAACCGGCGGATCGCCATGAACAGCGTCGATGCCGCCCTGGAGGCGGGCGCGCAGACCTTCGAGTACACGGCCGCGATGCGGCGCGAATCCCGGCGGGTGGCCTCCGAGCTGATCTCCCGGGACTACGGCCTGCAGAACATCATCTTCAACGAGACCAACCGGGACACGGTGGAGTCGGCGCTCTACAACCAGCTGGCGCGGACCGGCGCCGAACTGATCGTGCTCACGGACCTGGACGGCACGCTGCGGGCGCGCTCGTCCGTGTCCGGGTTCCTGCGCGAGCGGGACCCGGCGCTGGACCGCCGGCTGGAGATGCTGGTGGGAAGCGTCCGCGAAGCCAGCCGCAACATGCGCACCATGGACGGGGAAGACGGCAAGCCCGTGCTGCACAACTGGGTCAAGGTGACGGTGCGGGCTCCCGTTCCGGTGGCGCACATCTACCTGGCCTTCCGGATCACGCCCGCGGGCGCCCAGCAGTTCGCACGCATGACGCAGCTGCAGATGGCCTTCGTCTCCCATGACAGCGAGGGCCGCTACACCGTCCACGCGAGCACCCTGCCCCCCTCCATTCCCATGGAACACATCGACCGGCACGACAGGAACCAGGCGCCCTTTTCCGCCAGCGACACCGAAGGTGCCGGCTACCGCGTCAAGGTCATCATGCTGGACGACTCCGGCCCGCAGCCTGTCAGCGCCGTGGTGGCCAAGCCCTTCGCGCCGGTCATGTCTCCGTTCCTCAAGCTGGAGGCACTGTACGCCGTGAGCGTGCTGATGAGCGCGCTGGTGTCCATCATCGCGGTGAAGGTGGTCGCCAGCCGCGTGGTGACGCCGCTGGAGGACGTGGCGCAGAAGGACGCGCTCACCGGGCTCGCCAACCGCCGCACCTTCGAGGCCCGGCTGCTGCGCGCCGAGCGGGACCTGCAGAGGTCGGGCGCGGGCTTCTCCGTCATGCTGATGGACCTCGACAAGTTCAAGTTCGTCAACGACACCTACGGGCATGACGCGGGCGACGTGGTGCTCAAGGAAGCCGCGTCCCGCATCCAGAAGATCATCCGCTCGTCCGACACGCTGGCCCGGCTGGGCGGCGACGAGTTCGCGATCCTGGTACGCACCGACGACCCGCAGACGCTGACCCACATCGCCACTGCCATCGTCGAGGTGGTGCGCCAGCCCATCCCGCTGCAGCCGGGCCTCACGGCCGAAGTGGGCACCAGCATCGGCATCGCCTTCGCCCCCGCGCACTCCCGGCGCGGCGCCGAGGTGGTGCAATGCGCCGACCAGGCGATGTACACGGCCAAGCGGCGCGGGGGCGGGTTCGCCATGGCGGAGAACGCGCAGACGGCGGGGCAGTCATCGCCCGACATGGCGTCGCAGCGGTGA